A region of Piscinibacter gummiphilus DNA encodes the following proteins:
- a CDS encoding ABC transporter ATP-binding protein, which yields MFSFFETRIQPTALPPGPPPSGLVAFYWHFIRQTRSLYAAMFVTGLAVALIDMLIPIFIGRLVTLMEATDRAAAFSAAVPSLLAMAALVVIGRPVTLIADSLVRNNAVVPGVTSLVRWQSHWHVVRQSWPFFQNDFAGRIANRVMQTSNALRECVVASIRAIWYIAVYGVSSLVLMALADWRLAIPTVLWFIGYVIFLRYFVPRMRDLAKISSEARSSVMGRVVDSYTNILTVKLFARVRDEDAYVRDMIDEHTVAIAAHMRLITRFMATLAAMNALLLVSTAAIGITLWGRGDVSAGIVATALPLAWQIANVAGWVSWEVTGIFENIGVVQEGMETIAVPHTLTDAPGAPELEVPRGEIRFEHLTFTYGRSDGRKVLDDFDLTVRPGERVGFVGRSGAGKSTLVNLLLRFHELEQGSIRIDGQNIANVTQESLRGAIGLVTQDTSLLHRSIAANIGYGRPGATHDEIVAAAKKAQAHDFIVDLQDWKDRTGYEAQVGERGVKLSGGQRQRVAIARVVLKDAPILVLDEATSALDSEVELAIQEQLLDLMEGKTVIAIAHRLSTIARMDRLVVLDRGRIVEQGSHDELLALGGHYALLWKHQSGGFLPEELLVDEPPALEEDSAFDEMRAEEQPEPSTNDESPRPKA from the coding sequence ATGTTCAGCTTCTTCGAAACCCGCATCCAGCCCACGGCCCTCCCGCCGGGCCCGCCGCCTTCGGGGCTGGTCGCGTTCTACTGGCACTTCATCCGCCAGACGCGCAGCCTCTACGCGGCCATGTTCGTCACCGGCCTCGCGGTCGCGCTGATCGACATGCTGATCCCGATCTTCATCGGGCGCCTGGTCACGCTGATGGAGGCCACCGACCGCGCCGCGGCGTTCAGCGCCGCCGTGCCGTCGCTGCTCGCGATGGCCGCACTGGTGGTCATCGGCCGGCCGGTCACGCTCATCGCCGACAGCCTCGTGCGCAACAACGCCGTGGTGCCGGGGGTCACGAGCCTCGTGCGCTGGCAGAGCCACTGGCACGTGGTGCGCCAGAGCTGGCCGTTCTTCCAGAACGACTTCGCCGGGCGCATCGCCAACCGCGTGATGCAGACCAGCAACGCGCTGCGCGAATGTGTCGTCGCGAGCATCCGCGCCATCTGGTACATCGCGGTCTACGGCGTCAGCTCGCTCGTGCTGATGGCCCTGGCCGACTGGCGGCTCGCGATTCCGACGGTGCTGTGGTTCATCGGCTACGTGATCTTCCTGCGCTACTTCGTGCCCCGCATGCGCGACCTCGCGAAGATCAGCTCCGAAGCGCGGTCGTCGGTGATGGGCCGTGTGGTCGACAGCTACACGAACATCCTGACGGTGAAACTCTTCGCCCGCGTGCGCGACGAGGATGCCTACGTGCGGGACATGATCGACGAGCACACCGTCGCCATCGCCGCGCACATGCGCCTGATCACCCGCTTCATGGCCACGCTCGCGGCCATGAACGCGCTGCTGCTCGTGTCCACCGCCGCCATCGGCATCACGCTGTGGGGCCGGGGCGACGTGTCGGCCGGCATCGTCGCCACCGCACTGCCGCTCGCCTGGCAGATCGCCAACGTGGCCGGATGGGTGAGCTGGGAAGTGACCGGCATCTTCGAGAACATCGGCGTCGTGCAGGAGGGCATGGAGACCATCGCCGTGCCGCACACGCTGACCGACGCACCGGGCGCCCCGGAGCTCGAGGTGCCCCGCGGCGAGATCCGCTTCGAACATCTCACCTTCACGTACGGCCGCTCGGACGGCCGCAAGGTGCTCGACGACTTCGACCTCACCGTGCGCCCCGGCGAACGCGTGGGCTTCGTCGGCCGGTCCGGCGCGGGCAAGTCCACGCTCGTGAACCTGCTGCTGCGCTTCCACGAACTGGAGCAGGGTTCGATCCGCATCGACGGCCAGAACATCGCGAACGTCACTCAGGAAAGCCTGCGCGGCGCCATCGGCCTCGTGACGCAGGACACCTCGCTGCTGCACCGCTCCATCGCCGCCAACATCGGCTACGGCCGTCCCGGCGCCACGCACGACGAGATCGTCGCCGCCGCGAAGAAGGCCCAGGCGCACGACTTCATCGTCGACCTGCAGGACTGGAAGGACCGCACCGGCTACGAGGCCCAGGTGGGCGAACGCGGCGTGAAGCTGAGCGGTGGCCAGCGCCAGCGCGTCGCCATCGCCCGCGTGGTGCTGAAGGACGCGCCCATCCTCGTGCTCGACGAAGCCACCTCGGCACTGGACAGCGAAGTGGAGCTCGCGATCCAGGAGCAGTTGCTCGACCTGATGGAGGGCAAGACCGTGATCGCCATCGCGCACCGGCTGTCCACCATCGCCCGCATGGACCGCCTCGTGGTGCTCGACCGGGGCCGCATCGTCGAGCAGGGCTCGCACGACGAACTGCTCGCGCTCGGCGGACACTACGCCCTGCTGTGGAAACACCAGTCGGGCGGTTTCCTGCCGGAGGAACTCCTCGTCGACGAGCCGCCCGCGCTCGAGGAAGATTCCGCGTTCGACGAGATGCGTGCCGAAGAGCAGCCCGAACCGAGCACCAACGACGAATCCCCGCGGCCCAAGGCCTGA
- a CDS encoding Rrf2 family transcriptional regulator: protein MSSANTQFSVAAHLMAALGARDGEGVRSAELAASVNADPSFVRRVLSKLAKAGLVTTTRGQHGACSLARAPSRISLLDVYKAIEPPAPCAMHAYPVSEECRVSRNIKRCMDDVLREAQQGFEQGLARQTLADVVDTVNRGR from the coding sequence ATGTCGTCCGCCAACACCCAGTTCTCCGTCGCCGCGCACCTGATGGCTGCGCTGGGCGCGCGCGATGGCGAAGGGGTGCGTTCCGCCGAACTCGCCGCCAGTGTCAACGCGGACCCGAGCTTCGTGCGCCGCGTGCTGTCGAAGCTCGCGAAGGCGGGCCTCGTCACCACCACGCGCGGGCAGCACGGCGCCTGTTCGCTGGCGCGCGCCCCCTCCCGCATCTCCCTGCTCGACGTCTACAAGGCCATCGAACCGCCGGCGCCGTGCGCGATGCACGCGTACCCGGTGTCCGAGGAATGCCGGGTGAGCCGCAACATCAAGCGCTGCATGGACGACGTCCTGCGCGAGGCCCAGCAGGGCTTCGAGCAGGGCCTGGCCCGGCAGACGCTCGCGGACGTGGTCGACACCGTGAACCGGGGCCGGTGA
- a CDS encoding SdiA-regulated domain-containing protein: protein MIKQLLALGLATLAAGAHAQASLDLGNYRLTTELALPFAAASEASAITYNWDTGTLFVVGDEGRAIVEVSRTTGLQISTMSLTGFEDTEGLTYVGNGRFVIADEREQDLFQLTYTAGGTANRNNLPGFSLGANVGNQGIEGVSYDPLTGGFLAVKEKGPQAVWQASIDFTTGTGSYSALFTPNLGVTDLSDIQALSTVFANQPFGSNLLIFSQESRALLEVTRSGQVLSRFDFSNLSGSAEGVTIDSNGVIYVADESPSVFVLTPIAAVPEPGALAMLLAGAGVCGAIARRRRTA, encoded by the coding sequence ATGATCAAGCAACTGCTGGCCCTCGGCTTGGCCACGCTCGCCGCCGGCGCCCACGCGCAGGCTTCGCTCGACCTCGGCAACTACCGCCTGACCACCGAACTGGCCCTGCCGTTCGCCGCGGCCTCGGAAGCCTCGGCCATCACCTACAACTGGGACACCGGCACGCTGTTCGTCGTGGGGGACGAGGGCCGCGCCATCGTCGAGGTGTCGCGCACCACCGGCCTGCAGATCAGCACGATGTCGCTCACCGGGTTCGAGGACACCGAAGGCCTCACGTACGTCGGCAACGGCCGCTTCGTGATCGCCGACGAACGCGAGCAGGACCTCTTCCAGCTGACCTACACCGCCGGTGGCACGGCGAACCGCAACAACCTGCCCGGGTTCTCGCTCGGCGCCAACGTCGGCAACCAGGGCATCGAAGGCGTGTCGTACGACCCGCTCACCGGCGGTTTCCTCGCCGTGAAGGAGAAGGGTCCGCAGGCCGTCTGGCAGGCCTCGATCGACTTCACCACCGGCACCGGTTCGTACAGCGCCCTCTTCACGCCGAACCTCGGCGTCACCGACCTGTCCGACATCCAGGCACTGTCGACCGTGTTCGCGAACCAGCCCTTCGGCAGCAACCTGCTGATCTTCAGCCAGGAGTCGCGCGCGCTGCTCGAGGTGACCCGCAGCGGCCAGGTGCTGAGCCGCTTCGACTTCTCGAACCTCTCCGGAAGCGCCGAAGGCGTGACGATCGATTCGAACGGCGTGATCTACGTCGCCGACGAATCGCCGTCCGTGTTCGTGCTGACCCCGATCGCCGCCGTGCCCGAGCCCGGCGCCCTCGCGATGCTGCTCGCCGGTGCCGGCGTCTGCGGCGCCATCGCGCGCCGCCGCCGCACCGCCTGA
- a CDS encoding DUF4148 domain-containing protein, translated as MNSRQIVAAAALALLGSSAFAGGEFDPMTGFGVVSTATPRAAVKATAAAPVERFDAGTAYLQAPKAASTLTRADVRAEYLRARADGELVSFDTGTEYAQAPDSASTLTRAQVRAETETALRGGKASVAGGS; from the coding sequence ATGAACAGCCGCCAGATCGTCGCCGCCGCCGCCCTCGCCCTCCTCGGTTCCTCCGCCTTCGCCGGCGGTGAGTTCGACCCGATGACCGGCTTCGGCGTGGTGTCCACCGCCACCCCGCGCGCCGCCGTCAAGGCCACGGCCGCTGCCCCGGTCGAGCGCTTCGACGCCGGCACCGCGTACCTCCAGGCCCCGAAGGCCGCCTCGACCCTGACCCGCGCCGACGTCCGCGCCGAATACCTCCGCGCCCGCGCCGACGGCGAGCTGGTCAGCTTCGACACCGGCACCGAATACGCCCAGGCTCCCGACAGCGCCTCGACGCTGACCCGCGCCCAGGTCCGCGCCGAAACCGAAACCGCACTGCGCGGCGGCAAGGCCTCCGTCGCCGGTGGCTCCTGA
- a CDS encoding DUF4148 domain-containing protein yields MNRKQLLAAAALAVFGASAFAGGEFDPMTGFGPVGQSTLTREQVKAEFARASKNDEIVRFDTGIAYVQAPKVQSTLTREQVKAEFARARDNGELVSFDTGIEYAQAPKATSTLTREQVREETRLALKNARVAAGS; encoded by the coding sequence ATGAACCGCAAGCAACTCCTCGCCGCCGCCGCCCTCGCCGTCTTCGGTGCCTCCGCCTTCGCCGGCGGCGAATTCGACCCGATGACCGGCTTCGGCCCCGTCGGCCAGTCGACGCTGACCCGCGAACAGGTCAAGGCCGAGTTCGCCCGCGCCAGCAAGAACGACGAGATCGTGCGCTTCGACACCGGCATCGCCTACGTCCAGGCCCCGAAGGTCCAGTCGACGCTGACCCGCGAGCAGGTGAAGGCCGAGTTCGCCCGGGCCCGCGACAACGGCGAGCTGGTGAGCTTCGACACCGGCATCGAGTACGCCCAGGCCCCCAAGGCCACGTCGACGCTGACCCGTGAGCAGGTCCGCGAGGAAACGCGTCTCGCGCTGAAGAACGCCCGCGTTGCCGCCGGCTCCTGA
- the nadE gene encoding NAD(+) synthase: MTMNSIGPKVLDIDCAAEVARISEWMVDAVSKLNRRGVIIALSGGVDSSVCGALAVKALGPKKVFGLLLPEHDSSSTSAERGTEVAEQLGIEYRLEHIGPTLEAIGCYRWRDEAIRNVFPGYGAGWKNKIIIAGGARGGVNFFKLVVENPAGERFEKRLPIREYLQIVAATNFKQRIRKTSEYFHADRLNYAVIGTPNRLEYDQGFFVKHGDGSADIKPIAHLYKTQVYALARHLGLPESVCNSTPTTDTYSLSQGQDEFYFALPYQQMDVALWAHNHQVTPADLAPALGLTVEEAAHIYADIEAKRRGTHYLHARPVLPEAVGEIHV, from the coding sequence ATGACCATGAACTCGATCGGGCCGAAGGTCCTCGACATCGATTGCGCGGCCGAGGTGGCGCGCATCTCCGAGTGGATGGTGGACGCCGTCTCGAAGCTCAACCGGCGTGGCGTGATCATCGCGCTGTCCGGCGGCGTCGACAGCTCGGTGTGCGGCGCCCTCGCGGTGAAGGCCCTGGGCCCGAAGAAGGTGTTCGGCCTGCTGCTGCCCGAACACGATTCGTCGAGCACCAGCGCCGAACGCGGCACCGAGGTGGCCGAGCAGCTGGGCATCGAGTACCGCCTGGAGCACATCGGCCCCACGCTCGAGGCCATTGGCTGCTACCGCTGGCGCGACGAGGCGATCCGCAACGTCTTCCCCGGCTACGGCGCGGGCTGGAAGAACAAGATCATCATCGCGGGCGGCGCGCGCGGCGGCGTCAACTTCTTCAAGCTGGTGGTGGAGAACCCGGCCGGCGAGCGCTTCGAGAAGCGCCTGCCCATCCGCGAGTACCTGCAGATCGTGGCCGCCACGAACTTCAAGCAGCGCATCCGCAAGACCTCCGAGTATTTCCACGCCGACCGCCTCAACTACGCGGTGATCGGCACGCCGAACCGCCTGGAGTACGACCAGGGCTTCTTCGTGAAACACGGTGACGGCTCGGCCGACATCAAGCCCATCGCCCACCTCTACAAGACGCAGGTGTACGCGCTCGCCCGCCACCTGGGCCTGCCCGAGTCGGTGTGCAACTCCACGCCCACCACCGACACGTACAGCCTGAGCCAGGGCCAGGACGAGTTCTACTTCGCGCTGCCGTACCAGCAGATGGACGTGGCCCTGTGGGCGCACAACCACCAGGTGACCCCGGCCGATCTCGCGCCGGCCCTGGGGCTGACGGTGGAAGAGGCGGCGCACATCTACGCCGACATCGAGGCGAAGCGCCGCGGCACGCACTACCTGCATGCGCGGCCGGTGCTGCCGGAGGCGGTGGGCGAGATCCACGTCTGA
- a CDS encoding aminoglycoside phosphotransferase family protein, with product MPSSPHSSAQPLPPIAWADPQREAAFTQWLGELAPAHGIDTASVRSASADASFRRYFRVDTANGPRIVMDAPPAQEDCRPFVHVAGLLRSAGLNAPEVIAWDEARGFMLLSDLGDRTYLSVLDDSNAKALYGDAIGALVRLQGIAAQGQVPAYDRPLLTREVQLFPDWYIARHINTQLSTDEETRLAQCVELILQNNLAQPAVLVHRDFHSRNLMVSGEPGTAANPGVLDFQDAVWGPITYDLASLLRDAYVELEEEVQIDFAVRYWERARKAGLPVPEDFGHFWRDFEWMGLQRHLKVLGIFARLSHRDGKDAYLKDLPLVWKYAHHVATRYNGLGPLAHLLERLAGTARVEGFY from the coding sequence ATGCCGTCTTCCCCGCACTCCTCCGCGCAGCCCCTTCCGCCCATCGCCTGGGCCGACCCGCAACGCGAGGCCGCGTTCACCCAGTGGCTGGGCGAACTCGCCCCGGCGCACGGGATCGACACGGCCAGCGTGCGCAGCGCGAGCGCCGACGCCAGCTTCCGCCGCTACTTCCGTGTGGACACGGCGAACGGCCCCCGCATCGTGATGGACGCGCCCCCGGCCCAGGAAGACTGCCGCCCGTTCGTGCACGTCGCCGGGCTGCTGCGCAGCGCCGGCCTCAACGCGCCCGAGGTGATCGCCTGGGACGAGGCCCGCGGCTTCATGCTGCTGTCGGACCTCGGCGACCGCACCTACCTGTCGGTGCTGGACGACTCGAATGCGAAAGCGCTGTACGGCGACGCGATCGGCGCGCTCGTGCGCCTGCAGGGCATCGCGGCACAGGGCCAGGTGCCGGCGTACGACCGGCCGCTGCTCACCCGCGAGGTGCAGCTCTTCCCGGACTGGTACATCGCCCGGCACATCAACACCCAGCTGTCCACCGACGAGGAGACCCGCCTCGCCCAGTGCGTGGAGCTGATCCTCCAGAACAACCTCGCCCAGCCCGCCGTGCTGGTGCACCGCGATTTCCATTCGCGCAACCTGATGGTGAGCGGCGAGCCCGGCACCGCGGCCAACCCGGGCGTGCTCGATTTCCAGGACGCCGTCTGGGGCCCCATCACGTACGACCTCGCCAGCCTGCTGCGCGATGCCTACGTCGAACTGGAGGAGGAGGTCCAGATCGACTTCGCCGTGCGGTACTGGGAGCGCGCGCGCAAGGCCGGCCTGCCGGTCCCCGAAGACTTCGGGCACTTCTGGCGCGATTTCGAATGGATGGGCCTGCAGCGCCACCTGAAGGTGCTGGGCATCTTCGCCCGCCTGTCCCACCGCGACGGCAAGGACGCCTACCTGAAGGACCTGCCGCTCGTGTGGAAGTACGCCCACCACGTCGCCACCCGCTACAACGGCCTCGGGCCGCTCGCCCACCTGCTCGAACGGCTGGCGGGCACGGCGCGGGTCGAAGGCTTCTACTGA
- a CDS encoding LysR family transcriptional regulator encodes MDRLHSMRVFARVIDEGSFAGAARQMNLSAAVVTRLVADLEEHLGARLINRTTRRLALTDTGELYLERVRQILTEVEEAEAQANAATSEPRGHLRVLVPPAFAVHQLAKHLPRFRQQYPLVTLELSVPGVVETVDENHDVTIITSTRQVLDGDFIARRLAGSEVVMCAAPSYLDQRGRPQHPRDLQEHEAMIPTYTREAVFKRYQALAGKDEENEVRIVPHRPALSTIHIDTMYAGALAGLGIAPLPSYVIEDALLENALERVLPEWYLLTSSIYAAMPTRKYVPARTRAFIDFLVATFGGEDRDPWLAAAGCAMPGESVQ; translated from the coding sequence ATGGACAGACTTCATTCGATGCGGGTGTTCGCGCGGGTCATCGACGAGGGCAGCTTCGCCGGGGCGGCCCGGCAGATGAACCTCTCCGCCGCCGTCGTGACGCGGCTCGTGGCGGACCTCGAGGAACACCTCGGCGCGCGGCTCATCAACCGCACCACGCGGCGCCTCGCGCTCACCGACACGGGCGAGCTGTACCTCGAGCGCGTGCGACAGATCCTCACCGAGGTGGAGGAGGCCGAGGCCCAGGCGAACGCGGCCACCTCGGAGCCGCGCGGCCACCTGCGCGTGCTGGTGCCGCCGGCGTTTGCCGTGCACCAGCTCGCGAAACACCTGCCGCGCTTCCGGCAGCAGTACCCGCTGGTCACGCTGGAGCTGTCGGTGCCGGGGGTGGTGGAAACGGTGGACGAGAACCACGACGTCACGATCATCACGTCCACCCGCCAGGTGCTCGACGGCGACTTCATCGCGCGCCGCCTGGCCGGCTCGGAGGTGGTGATGTGCGCCGCGCCGTCCTACCTCGATCAGCGGGGCCGCCCGCAGCATCCCCGTGACCTGCAGGAGCACGAGGCCATGATCCCGACGTACACGCGGGAGGCCGTCTTCAAGCGCTACCAGGCGCTGGCCGGCAAGGACGAGGAGAACGAGGTGCGCATCGTGCCGCACCGCCCCGCGCTGAGCACCATCCACATCGACACGATGTACGCCGGTGCGCTGGCGGGGCTGGGCATCGCGCCGCTGCCGTCGTACGTCATCGAAGACGCGCTGCTCGAGAACGCGCTGGAGCGGGTGCTGCCCGAGTGGTACCTGCTGACGAGCTCGATCTACGCGGCGATGCCCACGCGCAAGTACGTGCCGGCGCGCACCCGCGCCTTCATCGACTTCCTCGTGGCCACCTTCGGCGGGGAGGACCGCGACCCGTGGCTGGCCGCCGCGGGGTGCGCGATGCCCGGCGAGTCAGTTCAGTAG
- a CDS encoding MFS transporter, with protein MLSADTTASPADAARLGAAAASPARVSGWIAVLSLAVGAFATVTTEFLPIGVLPLVAASLGVTEGTAGLMVTMPGIVAAIAGPALIVASGRLDRRAVLLVLSALLVASNLLAAIAPDLMTMLVARLMLGLCVGGFWTFAPGATAHLVPADAQPRAMSYVLAGVSVATVAGVPAGALLANLVGWRASFGVAAGLSALMFIAQMRLLPPMPPAHATRARDLLKPLTTPRARAALLTTLFLIAGHFAAYTYLTPLLQQRYGLSPVVVTTLLLVYGAAGFLGTFVGGRLASRNVLAVALLAALLVAGVLLFAATVGGGVVAGALVALVWGSAFGLIPVAMTTWMQTSLPRDADAGQAVLVTGFQVAIASGAFLGGVVVDHLGIPSAMGLAGALALVAAAVVGLAFRLR; from the coding sequence ATGCTGAGCGCCGACACCACCGCCTCTCCGGCGGATGCCGCCCGCCTCGGCGCCGCGGCCGCCTCGCCTGCGCGCGTTTCCGGCTGGATCGCCGTGCTGTCGCTCGCGGTGGGCGCGTTCGCCACCGTGACCACCGAGTTCCTGCCCATCGGCGTGCTGCCGCTGGTGGCCGCGTCGCTCGGCGTGACCGAGGGCACCGCCGGCCTGATGGTCACGATGCCCGGCATCGTGGCCGCCATCGCGGGCCCGGCCCTGATCGTCGCGTCGGGGCGACTCGACCGTCGCGCGGTGCTGCTGGTGCTGTCGGCCCTGCTCGTCGCGTCGAACCTGCTCGCCGCGATCGCGCCCGACCTCATGACGATGCTCGTCGCACGCCTGATGCTGGGCCTCTGTGTCGGGGGCTTCTGGACGTTCGCACCGGGCGCCACCGCGCACCTCGTGCCGGCCGACGCGCAGCCGCGGGCGATGTCGTACGTGCTGGCCGGGGTGTCGGTCGCGACGGTGGCGGGCGTGCCCGCGGGGGCGCTGCTGGCGAACCTCGTCGGCTGGCGTGCGTCGTTCGGCGTGGCCGCCGGCCTGTCGGCGCTGATGTTCATCGCGCAGATGCGCCTGCTGCCGCCGATGCCGCCGGCCCACGCCACCCGCGCGCGCGACCTGCTCAAGCCGTTGACCACGCCGCGCGCCCGCGCGGCGCTGCTGACCACGCTGTTCCTGATCGCGGGACACTTCGCCGCGTACACCTACCTCACGCCGCTGCTGCAGCAGCGCTACGGCCTGTCGCCCGTCGTCGTGACGACGCTGCTGCTGGTCTACGGTGCGGCCGGGTTCCTCGGCACGTTCGTGGGCGGACGGCTGGCATCGCGCAACGTGCTGGCGGTGGCACTGCTGGCCGCGCTGCTCGTGGCCGGGGTGCTGCTGTTCGCGGCCACCGTCGGTGGCGGCGTGGTCGCCGGTGCGCTGGTCGCGCTGGTGTGGGGTTCCGCGTTCGGCCTGATCCCCGTCGCGATGACGACGTGGATGCAGACCTCGCTGCCGCGCGATGCCGATGCGGGCCAGGCCGTGCTCGTCACGGGCTTCCAGGTGGCCATCGCCTCGGGTGCCTTCCTCGGCGGCGTGGTGGTGGACCACCTGGGCATCCCGTCGGCGATGGGGCTGGCCGGTGCGCTGGCGCTGGTGGCTGCGGCGGTGGTGGGGCTCGCTTTCAGACTGCGCTGA
- a CDS encoding lamin tail domain-containing protein, with product MKRLLLSLAAAAFITPAAHAANDHDVYITEWMYKGVGPNDGLGEFIEFTNFGTAAVDFTGWSFDDDSRLSLVTRLSAFGLVAAGESVILTEIDANEFRTRWGLDASVKVIGGYSNNLGNGDEINLFDANQQLVDRLTYGTSPRTLGRTGHAVSSDVFGTNQASKWVLSTVGDLEGSWAATTGDIGSPGFTSFASPVPEPAALAMLFAGLGVAAVARRGKRTAG from the coding sequence ATGAAACGCCTCCTGCTCTCGCTCGCCGCCGCCGCCTTCATCACCCCGGCCGCCCACGCCGCCAACGACCACGACGTCTACATCACCGAGTGGATGTACAAAGGCGTCGGCCCGAACGACGGCCTCGGCGAGTTCATCGAGTTCACGAACTTCGGCACCGCGGCCGTCGACTTCACCGGCTGGAGCTTCGACGACGACTCGCGCCTGTCGCTCGTCACGCGCCTCTCCGCGTTCGGCCTCGTGGCCGCGGGCGAGTCGGTGATCCTCACCGAGATCGACGCGAACGAGTTCCGCACCCGCTGGGGCCTCGACGCCAGCGTCAAGGTGATCGGCGGCTACTCGAACAACCTCGGCAACGGCGACGAGATCAACCTCTTCGACGCGAACCAGCAGCTCGTCGACCGCCTGACCTACGGCACGTCGCCGCGCACGCTGGGCCGCACCGGCCACGCCGTGTCGTCCGACGTGTTCGGCACGAACCAGGCGTCGAAGTGGGTGCTGTCGACCGTGGGCGACCTCGAGGGCTCTTGGGCCGCCACCACCGGCGACATCGGCAGCCCGGGCTTCACGTCGTTCGCGAGCCCGGTGCCGGAACCGGCGGCGCTCGCGATGCTGTTCGCGGGCCTGGGCGTGGCGGCCGTCGCGCGTCGCGGCAAGCGCACGGCCGGATGA
- a CDS encoding NAD(P)/FAD-dependent oxidoreductase, producing MLRITELRLPLDHAEDALRPAIVERLGIADTDLKGFTVFRRAYDARKKSAIVLIYTIDCDLADEASVMLQHEGDPQVRATPDTAYKFVGHAPEGFFAGGQPRPVVVGFGPCGIFAALILAQMGLRPIVLERGKEVRQRTKDTWGLWRQGVLNPESNVQFGEGGAGTFSDGKLWSQISDPRHLTRKVLTEFVKAGAPEEILFVSKPHIGTFRLVSMVEKMRADIEALGGEIRFEQRVTDLHVEDGQVRGLTLASGEQLRTDHVVLALGHSARDTFAMLHERGVYMEAKPFSVGFRIEHPQGVIDRARFGPNAGNEILGAADYKLVHHAKNGRSVYSFCMCPGGTVVAATSEEGRVVTNGMSQYSRNERNANAGIVVGINPQDYRQDGRADGPVNPLDGMAFQRQLETRAFELGGGGYQAPGQLVGDFIKGRPSKSFGNVQPSYKPGVFLTDLGAKGRSSLPDYAILAIREALPAFERQIKGFAMADAVLTGVETRTSSPLRITRGKDRQSLNVRGLYPAGEGAGYAGGIMSAGVDGIEVAEALGAAMLGVSAPA from the coding sequence ATGTTGAGAATCACCGAACTCCGCCTGCCGCTCGACCACGCCGAGGATGCGCTGCGTCCGGCCATCGTCGAACGCCTGGGCATCGCCGACACCGACCTGAAGGGGTTCACCGTCTTCCGCCGCGCGTACGACGCGCGCAAGAAGAGCGCGATCGTCCTCATCTACACCATCGACTGCGACCTCGCCGACGAGGCGTCGGTGATGCTGCAGCACGAGGGCGACCCGCAGGTGCGCGCCACGCCCGACACCGCGTACAAGTTCGTCGGCCATGCCCCCGAGGGCTTCTTCGCGGGCGGCCAGCCCCGCCCGGTGGTGGTGGGCTTCGGCCCCTGCGGCATCTTCGCGGCGCTCATCCTCGCGCAGATGGGCCTGCGCCCCATCGTGCTCGAACGCGGCAAGGAAGTGCGCCAGCGCACGAAGGACACCTGGGGCCTGTGGCGCCAGGGCGTGCTGAACCCGGAATCGAACGTGCAGTTCGGCGAGGGCGGCGCGGGCACGTTCTCCGACGGCAAGCTGTGGAGCCAGATCAGCGACCCGCGCCACCTCACGCGCAAGGTGCTGACCGAGTTCGTGAAGGCCGGCGCGCCGGAGGAGATCCTCTTCGTCAGCAAGCCGCACATCGGCACGTTCCGCCTCGTCAGCATGGTCGAGAAGATGCGCGCGGACATCGAGGCGCTCGGCGGCGAGATCCGCTTCGAGCAGCGCGTGACCGACCTGCACGTCGAGGACGGCCAGGTGCGCGGCCTCACGCTCGCCTCGGGCGAACAGCTGCGCACCGACCACGTCGTGCTGGCCCTCGGCCACAGCGCGCGCGACACGTTCGCGATGCTGCACGAGCGGGGCGTCTACATGGAGGCCAAGCCGTTCTCGGTGGGCTTCCGCATCGAACACCCGCAGGGCGTGATCGACCGCGCCCGCTTCGGTCCCAACGCCGGCAACGAGATCCTCGGCGCCGCCGACTACAAGCTCGTGCACCACGCGAAGAACGGCCGTTCGGTCTACAGCTTCTGCATGTGCCCCGGCGGCACGGTGGTGGCGGCCACGTCCGAGGAAGGCCGCGTCGTCACCAACGGCATGAGCCAGTACTCCCGCAACGAACGCAATGCGAACGCCGGCATCGTCGTGGGCATCAACCCGCAGGACTACCGGCAGGACGGCCGCGCCGACGGCCCCGTGAACCCGCTCGACGGCATGGCGTTCCAGCGCCAGCTGGAAACGCGTGCGTTCGAGCTGGGCGGCGGCGGCTACCAGGCGCCGGGCCAGCTGGTGGGCGACTTCATCAAGGGCCGCCCGTCGAAGTCCTTCGGCAACGTGCAGCCGTCGTACAAGCCGGGCGTGTTCCTCACCGACCTCGGCGCGAAGGGCCGCAGCAGCCTGCCCGACTACGCCATCCTCGCGATCCGCGAGGCGCTTCCGGCCTTCGAGCGGCAGATCAAGGGCTTCGCGATGGCCGACGCCGTGCTGACCGGCGTCGAGACCCGCACGTCGTCCCCGCTGCGCATCACGCGTGGCAAGGACCGCCAGAGCCTCAACGTGCGCGGCCTGTATCCCGCCGGTGAAGGGGCCGGCTACGCGGGCGGCATCATGTCCGCCGGTGTCGACGGCATCGAGGTGGCCGAGGCGCTGGGCGCCGCGATGCTGGGGGTTTCCGCCCCGGCCTGA